The following are encoded in a window of Halosolutus halophilus genomic DNA:
- the secY gene encoding preprotein translocase subunit SecY — protein sequence MGWKEAAEPVLTRMPAVRRPEGHVPFKRKLAWTAGILMLYFFLTNITLLGLSGQGTDLFGEFRAILAGSFGSVLQVGIGPIVTASIVLQLLGGANLLGLDTDDPRDQVLYQGLQKLLVVIMTALTALPMVFAGGFLPAQSSLTLGGFTFGQTQVQLLMFAQIFVGGILILYMDEVVSKWGVGSGIGLFIIAGVSQRLVTGLIQPAEGGFFYDWYRIVTGEVEVGSIVAGDGLYTILLQEGHLVALLTTLLIFGIVVYAESVRVEIPLSHARVKGARGRFPVKLIYASVLPMILVRALQANIQFLGQILNSQWGMPSWLGTYNSQGQPVDGFFYYVAPIYSPSDWMWFTGELGQEAWKVMIRVGIDVTFMVVGGAVFAIFWVETTDMGPEATAKQIQNSGMQIPGFRQNVGVIEKVMERYIPQVTVLGGALVGLLAVWANMLGTIGAVSGTGLLLAVSITYKLYEEIAEEQLMEMHPMMRQMFGKE from the coding sequence ATGGGATGGAAGGAAGCCGCTGAACCGGTCCTGACACGGATGCCCGCGGTCCGTCGTCCGGAGGGGCACGTCCCCTTCAAGCGCAAGCTGGCGTGGACGGCTGGCATCCTGATGTTGTACTTTTTCCTGACCAACATCACCCTGCTCGGACTGTCCGGGCAGGGGACCGACCTCTTCGGCGAGTTCCGCGCGATCCTCGCCGGATCGTTCGGGTCGGTGCTGCAAGTCGGTATCGGACCGATCGTCACCGCCAGCATCGTCTTGCAGCTGCTGGGTGGGGCGAACCTGCTCGGACTCGACACGGACGATCCGCGCGATCAGGTCCTCTATCAGGGCCTCCAGAAGCTGCTCGTCGTCATCATGACCGCGCTGACCGCGCTCCCGATGGTGTTCGCCGGCGGCTTCCTGCCTGCCCAGTCGTCGCTGACCCTCGGCGGGTTCACCTTCGGCCAGACGCAGGTCCAGCTCCTGATGTTCGCCCAGATCTTCGTCGGCGGTATCCTCATCCTCTACATGGACGAGGTCGTCAGCAAGTGGGGCGTCGGGAGCGGGATCGGCCTGTTCATCATCGCCGGCGTCAGCCAGCGACTCGTCACCGGGTTGATCCAGCCGGCGGAGGGCGGCTTCTTCTACGACTGGTACCGGATCGTTACCGGAGAGGTCGAGGTCGGCTCGATCGTGGCCGGTGACGGACTGTACACGATCTTGCTCCAGGAAGGCCACCTCGTCGCGCTGCTGACGACGCTGCTGATCTTCGGGATCGTCGTCTACGCGGAGTCCGTGCGGGTCGAGATCCCGCTCAGTCACGCCCGCGTCAAGGGTGCCCGCGGCCGCTTCCCGGTGAAGCTCATCTACGCGAGCGTCCTGCCGATGATCCTCGTCCGGGCGCTGCAGGCCAACATCCAGTTCCTGGGCCAGATCCTCAACAGTCAGTGGGGAATGCCCTCGTGGCTGGGAACGTACAACAGCCAGGGCCAGCCCGTCGACGGGTTCTTCTACTACGTCGCCCCCATCTATTCACCGAGCGACTGGATGTGGTTTACCGGCGAACTCGGGCAGGAAGCGTGGAAGGTCATGATCCGCGTCGGCATCGACGTGACGTTCATGGTCGTCGGCGGCGCAGTCTTCGCCATCTTCTGGGTCGAAACCACGGACATGGGCCCGGAGGCGACGGCGAAGCAGATCCAGAACTCCGGGATGCAGATCCCCGGCTTCCGCCAGAACGTCGGCGTCATCGAGAAGGTCATGGAGCGGTACATCCCGCAGGTGACCGTCCTCGGCGGCGCGCTGGTCGGCCTGTTGGCCGTCTGGGCGAACATGCTCGGTACGATCGGCGCCGTCAGCGGAACCGGGCTGTTGCTCGCCGTCTCCATCACGTACAAACTGTACGAGGAGATCGCCGAGGAACAGCTCATGGAAATGCATCCGATGATGCGCCAGATGTTCGGAAAAGAATGA
- a CDS encoding uL15m family ribosomal protein — MTSKKRRQRGSRTHSGGSHKNRRGAGHRGGRGRAGRSKHEFHNYEPKGKHGFKRPHDIRDEVKEIDVQKLDEDAILYVADDIAEETDDGYSLDARDIVEDGHEADVVKVLGSGQVRNSLEVTADAFSDAAREKLETAGGEAVVSERAQEAEEADAESEQDEE, encoded by the coding sequence ATGACGAGCAAAAAACGACGCCAGCGTGGATCGCGCACGCACAGCGGTGGCTCCCACAAGAATCGACGTGGTGCAGGCCACCGCGGTGGCCGCGGCCGCGCCGGGCGGAGCAAACACGAGTTCCACAACTACGAACCGAAAGGGAAGCACGGGTTCAAGCGACCGCACGACATCCGGGACGAGGTCAAAGAGATCGACGTCCAGAAGCTAGACGAGGACGCGATCCTCTACGTCGCCGACGACATCGCCGAGGAGACCGACGACGGCTACAGCCTCGACGCGCGCGACATCGTCGAGGACGGCCACGAGGCCGACGTCGTCAAGGTCCTCGGCTCCGGGCAGGTCCGCAACAGCCTCGAGGTAACGGCGGACGCCTTCTCCGACGCGGCTCGCGAGAAACTCGAGACCGCCGGCGGTGAAGCGGTGGTCTCCGAACGAGCCCAGGAAGCCGAAGAGGCCGACGCCGAATCCGAACAGGACGAGGAATAA
- a CDS encoding 50S ribosomal protein L30, whose translation MKAIVQVRGEVNRQQDVEDTLSMLNIHSVNHCALVPETDAYEGMIAKVNDYVAVGEPDADVLETVLEKRAEPLEGDQSDVDEEWLAENTEYDDFGELAEALVAEETTLRDEGLSPTLRLHPPRGGHDGIKKPTVEGGQLGKHTTQQINDLLESMR comes from the coding sequence ATGAAGGCCATCGTCCAGGTTCGTGGCGAGGTGAACCGCCAGCAGGACGTCGAGGATACGCTGTCGATGCTCAACATCCACAGCGTGAACCACTGCGCCCTGGTCCCCGAGACGGACGCCTACGAGGGGATGATCGCGAAGGTCAACGACTACGTCGCCGTCGGCGAGCCCGATGCGGACGTGCTCGAGACGGTGCTCGAAAAGCGCGCCGAACCCCTCGAGGGCGACCAGTCCGACGTCGACGAGGAGTGGCTCGCCGAGAACACCGAGTACGACGACTTCGGCGAACTCGCCGAGGCGCTGGTCGCCGAGGAGACGACGCTTCGCGACGAGGGACTGTCGCCGACGCTACGTCTCCACCCGCCGCGTGGCGGCCACGACGGCATCAAGAAGCCGACCGTCGAGGGCGGCCAACTCGGAAAACATACAACCCAGCAGATTAACGACCTGCTAGAATCGATGCGATAA
- a CDS encoding 30S ribosomal protein S5, whose product MSGNNYNDDGWEPVTRLGRKVQEGDIDTMEAALNSGLPLKEPEIVDQLLPGLDDEVLDINMVQRMTDSGRRVKFRCVVAVGNRDGFVGYAEGRDDQVGSAIQKAIGIAKLNIIQVPRGSGSWEDRSDRPHSLTRRTKGKAGSVEVELIPAPEGLGLAASDTVRAVIELAGIENAWTKSHGNTRTTVNLAKATFNALENASQSRHPQRRPNREEPEVAE is encoded by the coding sequence ATGAGTGGAAACAACTACAACGACGACGGATGGGAGCCCGTCACCCGTCTCGGCCGGAAGGTCCAGGAGGGCGACATCGACACGATGGAAGCCGCTCTCAACTCGGGCCTCCCGCTGAAAGAGCCCGAAATCGTCGACCAGCTCCTTCCCGGACTGGACGACGAGGTACTGGACATCAACATGGTCCAGCGTATGACCGACTCCGGACGACGCGTGAAGTTCCGCTGTGTCGTCGCCGTCGGCAACCGCGACGGCTTCGTCGGCTACGCGGAAGGCCGGGACGACCAGGTCGGCTCCGCCATCCAGAAGGCGATCGGTATCGCGAAGCTGAACATCATCCAGGTCCCGCGCGGCTCGGGCTCGTGGGAGGACCGATCGGATCGGCCCCACTCGCTGACCCGACGCACGAAGGGCAAGGCCGGCTCCGTCGAGGTCGAACTCATCCCTGCCCCCGAAGGGCTGGGACTGGCCGCGAGCGATACCGTTCGAGCGGTCATCGAACTCGCGGGTATCGAGAACGCCTGGACCAAGAGTCACGGCAACACGCGAACGACCGTGAACCTCGCGAAGGCGACGTTCAACGCGCTCGAGAACGCCTCGCAGTCGCGACACCCGCAGCGGCGTCCGAACCGAGAGGAACCGGAGGTGGCTGAGTGA
- a CDS encoding 50S ribosomal protein L18: MATGPRYNVPMRRRREVRTDYHQRLRLLKSGKPRLVARKSNKHTTAQLITPGPQGDETLASAHSGDLEAYGWEAPTSNISAAYLTGLLAGKRAVEAGLEEAVLDIGLNTATPGNKVFAVQEGAIDAGLEIPHNDSVLADWSRTRGEHVAEYAEQLDEPLYSGEFDATDLPEHFDEVREAILE; the protein is encoded by the coding sequence ATGGCGACAGGACCACGATACAACGTTCCGATGCGACGTCGCCGTGAGGTCCGGACGGACTACCACCAGAGGTTGCGCCTGCTGAAATCGGGCAAACCACGCCTCGTCGCTCGCAAGAGCAACAAGCACACTACGGCGCAGCTGATCACTCCCGGACCTCAGGGAGACGAGACACTTGCAAGCGCACACTCCGGCGATCTCGAAGCGTACGGCTGGGAGGCCCCGACGAGTAACATCTCGGCGGCTTACCTGACCGGCCTGCTGGCCGGCAAACGAGCCGTCGAGGCCGGCCTCGAGGAAGCGGTCCTCGACATCGGCCTCAACACGGCGACGCCCGGCAACAAGGTATTCGCCGTGCAGGAAGGGGCGATCGACGCCGGCCTCGAGATCCCGCACAACGACAGCGTGCTCGCAGACTGGTCGCGTACCCGCGGCGAACACGTCGCCGAGTACGCCGAGCAGCTAGACGAGCCGCTGTACAGCGGCGAGTTCGACGCGACCGACCTACCAGAACACTTCGACGAGGTACGAGAGGCGATTCTCGAATGA